In Plasmodium malariae genome assembly, contig: PmUG01_00_25, whole genome shotgun sequence, the following are encoded in one genomic region:
- the PmUG01_00046000 gene encoding fam-l protein: MEKKIKSQLFIKIPKFTLLSWICYIYIYMSTFNKYLDENYIYSRKIHGTTYRILSKYKQDKYSNALGLKEEMTNNGMTKKKDISNDMEGYTGKRKHSNGSPSEFKGNCKSYMKKNKCMFETKNYSYFEKKIFKEMDYMDFLKNNKAISKTSYRKIIRKKCVLLFVLPLLMFFLLSVLPIVDLSWGLVDGKGLWDAIGFSNALKEWGKNGWLKTVYESLKDVVQGFWRSIGETTETISELHVLLRLFRILIYGLPFLILGITFISRIVYYHRKVKKYERIKFRQR, encoded by the exons atggaaaaaaaaataaagtcacagttatttattaaaattccTAAGTTTACCCTTTTAAGTTggatatgttatatttacatCTATATG agtacatttaataaatacttggatgaaaattacatttatagTAGAAAAATTCATGGAACAACATATCGTATACtgtcaaaatataaacaggataaatattcaaatgcCTTAGGTTTAAAAGAGGAAATGACAAATAATGGAAtgacgaaaaaaaaagatatatctaATGATATGGAAGGGTACActggaaaaagaaaacattcAAATGGAAGTCCATCAGAATTTAAAGGAAACTGTAAatcatatatgaaaaaaaataagtgtatgtttgaaacaaaaaattattcctactttgaaaaaaaaatattcaaagaaatGGATTATAtggattttcttaaaaacaacAAGGCAATTAGTAAAACGTCctacagaaaaataatacgtaaaaaatgTGTACTACTATTTGTTTTACCTTTATTAATGTTCTTTTTGTTATCAGTACTGCCCATAGTAGATTTATCGTGGGGTTTGGTAGATGGAAAAGGGTTGTGGGATGCAATAGGATTTTCGAACGCTTTGAAAGAATGGGGAAAAAATGGGTGGTTGAAGACAGTATATGAGTCGCTGAAAGATGTAGTACAAGGGTTTTGGAGATCCATTGGAGAAACGACAGAAACTATCAGTGAATTGCATGTATTATTAAGATTATTTAGAATCCTAATATATGGCTTACCGTTTTTAATATTAGgtataacatttatatcaAGGATTGTTTATTATCAtagaaaagttaaaaaatatgaaagaatAAAGTTCAGacaaagataa
- the PmUG01_00046100 gene encoding Plasmodium exported protein, unknown function codes for MIIIFIRALIFSCLIWIFNYSVVSNICDKTRNKELNINNILNIKYSRLLSSEIRASLEDKHKCLKEKIYDLKGKSTASFEKKPYALKQYNFFQEEDNESIYSDTYQEELNYFMPRKKPQKLGASNVKHNLKEKSSTLKHYNNIQNNKNLHKSLKTLYSENDSPLDNISSCNKRNCIIKKNKINFSVKCDRKHPLRSAIFFFLTILIAMFFCPLTAIFVLYFNIQERQK; via the exons atgatcattatttttattagagCCTTGATTTTTTCCTGTCTAATATGGATATTCAATTATTCTGTCGTG TCAAATATCTGCGATAAAACTCGGAACAAAGAATTGAacataaataacatattaaatattaaatatagcaGATTGTTAAGCAGTGAAATAAGAGCATCGCTGGAAGATAAacataaatgtttaaaagaaaaaatatatgatttaaaaggaaaaagtactgcatcatttgaaaaaaaaccATATGCATTAAAgcaatataacttttttcaaGAAGAAGATAATGAATCAATATACAGTGATACATATCAAGAAGaattgaattattttatgccACGTAAAAAACCTCAAAAACTTGGAGCTTCTAACGTTAagcataatttaaaagaaaaatcttctacattaaaacattataataatattcagAACAATAAAAACCTACACAAATCTTTAAAAACGTTATACTCAGAGAATGATTCACCTTTAGACAACATCAGCTCATGTAATAAACGtaattgtattattaaaaaaaataaaattaattttagtgTAAAATGTGATCGTAAGCATCCATTAAGAtctgcaattttttttttccttactATTCTTATAGCAATGTTTTTTTGTCCGTTAACTGCgatttttgttttgtattttaatatcCAAGAAcgacaaaaataa
- the PmUG01_00046300 gene encoding Plasmodium exported protein, unknown function, with protein MKKNFNSIIFIKIFIFTLLFWIIRYNNNLKSCNGLLDEKCKLERDLYIRTNRQLAHHSVNRNFNGRYNNVLDEEHISKNRKDILLQNKELKERELKREKWHKVHRGSNSSLSSRADVFCEKQIFSVLHSIDKIKNNEEMNNWEKCTAINRKKIKLLLIPVLFLLLVSLVYSKLGLKLKSIIKVENIYYYLSTIIFLGLAFAIYLSIVLGITYTCRKIKKYRTINKYK; from the exons atgaaaaaaaatttcaattccatcatttttattaaaatcttTATCTttactcttttattttggaTAATTCgttataacaataatttg aagaGCTGCAATGGGTTATTGGATGAGAAGTGTAAGTTAGAAAGAGATCTATACATAAGAACTAATCGACAGTTAGCACATCATTCAGTGAATAGAAATTTTAATGGACGATATAATAATGTGCTAGATGAAGAACATATAtctaaaaatagaaaagacatattattacaaaacaaagaattaaaagaaagagaattaaaaagagaaaaatggCATAAAGTGCATAGAGGTAGTAATTCTTCGTTATCTAGTAGAGCGGATGTATTTTgtgaaaaacaaatattcaGCGTATTACATTCCATtgacaaaataaagaataacgAAGAAATGAACAATTGGGAAAAGTGTACAGCCATAAATAGaaagaagataaaattattattaattcctgtcttatttttactattggTATCATTAGTATATTCAAAATTAGGGCTTAAGTTAAAGAGTATAATTAaagtagaaaatatatattattatctttcgacaataatttttttaggtCTTGCGTTCGCGATTTACTTATCTATTGTATTAGGCATTACTTATACctgtagaaaaattaaaaaatatagaactataaataaatataagtaa